The proteins below are encoded in one region of Enterobacteriaceae endosymbiont of Plateumaris consimilis:
- a CDS encoding DEAD/DEAH box helicase, translating into MTNVEITFAKLGLNNYLLKALNTIGYIKPSPIQTECIPPLLFKKDVLGIAQTGSGKTAAFSLPLLHNINISNKNTQILILAPTRELAMQVSKAISLFSKFMIGVHVLVLYGGQSYSIQLKGLRLGPQIIVATPGRLLDHIKRGTVNLSNLKSLVLDEADEMLRMGFIEDVEYIISIIPKGYQIALFSATMPIQIKNITKKFMNNPHEVRIASNVNTIPDINQNYWNVHGRKIDALKKFLETEDFDAALIFVRTKNATIEVSEILKQSGYNSAALNGDMNQNVREQTLDKFKNGNLDILIATDIAARGLDVERISLVINYDVPIDVESYVHRIGRTGRAGRTGKALMFVENREKRFLRNIEHKIKFHISEVFLPNAKLLTEKRLIKFGIKINKQLESNDLDKYKIILSKLQYKNNLDQEKLSIALLKIAQGFRPLIVPPDPIFTQKKIFYNKQSRFIKFNSKLKNKNNIYKKKYKNKNKNMELYKINIGKKDGVEIRHIVGAMINEGEINSHYIGNIKLFSLYSTIELSKVLNKNFKKIRILNKIIHIKLFN; encoded by the coding sequence ATGACTAATGTTGAAATTACTTTCGCTAAACTAGGTTTAAATAATTATCTCTTAAAAGCATTAAATACAATAGGATACATTAAACCATCTCCAATACAAACAGAATGTATTCCTCCTTTACTATTTAAAAAAGATGTATTAGGTATAGCACAAACTGGAAGTGGTAAAACAGCAGCTTTTTCTTTACCATTATTACATAATATTAATATATCTAATAAAAATACTCAGATTTTAATTTTAGCTCCTACTAGGGAGTTAGCAATGCAAGTTTCAAAAGCAATATCTTTATTTAGTAAATTTATGATTGGAGTACATGTATTAGTGTTGTATGGAGGTCAATCATACAGTATTCAATTAAAGGGATTAAGATTAGGACCACAAATAATTGTTGCTACTCCTGGACGTTTATTAGATCATATTAAAAGAGGTACTGTAAATTTATCAAATTTAAAAAGTTTAGTTTTAGATGAAGCAGATGAAATGTTGAGAATGGGTTTTATTGAAGATGTAGAATATATAATATCCATTATACCTAAAGGATACCAAATTGCATTGTTTTCTGCAACTATGCCAATACAAATTAAAAATATCACAAAAAAATTCATGAATAATCCTCATGAAGTTAGAATAGCATCAAATGTTAATACTATACCAGATATTAATCAAAATTATTGGAATGTTCATGGAAGAAAAATAGATGCTCTTAAAAAATTTCTTGAAACCGAAGATTTTGATGCAGCATTAATTTTTGTACGTACTAAAAATGCAACTATTGAAGTTTCTGAAATATTAAAACAATCTGGTTATAACAGTGCAGCTTTAAATGGAGATATGAATCAAAATGTTAGAGAACAAACATTAGATAAATTTAAAAATGGTAATTTAGATATTTTAATTGCTACTGATATTGCTGCAAGAGGATTAGATGTAGAAAGAATATCTTTAGTAATAAATTATGATGTTCCAATAGATGTAGAATCATATGTACATCGTATAGGAAGAACTGGACGTGCTGGTAGAACAGGTAAAGCCTTAATGTTTGTAGAAAATAGAGAAAAAAGATTTTTAAGAAATATTGAACACAAAATAAAATTTCATATTTCAGAAGTATTTTTACCTAATGCTAAACTATTAACAGAAAAAAGATTAATAAAATTTGGAATAAAAATCAATAAACAATTAGAATCTAATGATTTAGATAAATATAAAATAATTTTATCTAAATTACAATACAAAAATAATTTAGATCAAGAAAAATTATCAATAGCTTTATTAAAAATAGCACAAGGATTCAGACCTTTAATTGTACCTCCTGATCCTATTTTTACTCAAAAAAAAATATTTTATAATAAACAATCAAGATTTATTAAGTTCAATAGTAAATTAAAAAATAAAAATAATATATACAAAAAAAAATATAAAAATAAAAATAAAAATATGGAATTATATAAAATAAATATTGGTAAAAAAGATGGAGTTGAAATTCGTCATATTGTTGGTGCTATGATTAATGAAGGAGAAATTAATAGTCATTATATTGGTAATATAAAATTGTTTTCTCTATATTCCACAATTGAATTGTCTAAAGTTTTAAATAAAAATTTTAAAAAAATTAGAATTTTAAACAAAATTATACATATAAAATTATTTAATTAA
- the pnp gene encoding polyribonucleotide nucleotidyltransferase, translated as MLNPIIHRFQYGKNIVTIETGMIARQATSAVMISIDDTAVFVTLMVNENLKLDQDFFPLSVNYQERSYAAGRIPGSFFRREGRQSEGEILTSRLIDRSIRPLFEKNFLNEIQITATVMSVDPSIYPDIVAIIGTSAVLSLSGIPFNGLIGSSRVGYINNQYILNPTTENMKKSQLDLVVSSTQNEILMVEAQANSLNEDQILDAIIFGHNKQQILINNIQKFIDKNKKNNFEWKYTKINEEIKEKIIFLSKEPLKKAYSIKEKKNRINEINLIKLRINTLIQTEYNNISNNHINEVFYELEKNIVETKLFNNNLRIDGRDHDMIRNLDIRTGILPRTHGSALFTRGETQSLVTATLGTTRDAQILDDLLGDRTNNFIFHYNFPSYAVGEIGILGTPKRREIGHGHLAKKAIIPVMPNIEEFPYTIRVVSEITESNGSSSMASVCGASLAMMDAGIPIKNAVAGISMGLIKNKDNFIILSDILGDEDYLGDMDFKVAGTYEGITALQMDIKITGITYEIIKLALIKAKEARLYILGVMKQVISLPKKNISEFAPRIHTVKINPEKIKDMIGKGGSVIRALTEETNTIIEIEDSGTIKIAAKNNSQIQFAIRRIKEITADIEIGKIYNGKVIRIVDFGAFIAIGNGKEGLVHISQITNKHVTKISDYLKLSQKVFVKVMEIDRQGRIRLSIKAATDKI; from the coding sequence TTGTTAAATCCAATAATTCATAGATTTCAATATGGTAAAAATATTGTAACTATTGAAACAGGAATGATAGCACGACAAGCTACATCTGCAGTTATGATAAGTATTGATGATACAGCTGTTTTTGTTACTTTAATGGTTAATGAAAATTTAAAATTAGATCAAGATTTTTTTCCATTATCTGTAAATTATCAAGAAAGATCATATGCAGCTGGACGTATTCCAGGTTCTTTTTTTAGAAGAGAAGGTAGGCAAAGCGAAGGAGAAATATTAACTTCTCGTTTAATTGATAGGTCTATTAGACCTTTATTTGAAAAAAATTTTTTAAATGAGATTCAGATTACTGCAACTGTTATGTCTGTAGATCCATCTATTTATCCTGATATAGTAGCTATTATTGGTACATCAGCTGTATTATCTTTATCTGGTATACCATTTAATGGACTTATTGGTAGTTCAAGAGTTGGATATATTAATAATCAATATATTTTAAATCCTACTACAGAAAACATGAAAAAAAGTCAATTAGATTTAGTTGTTAGTAGTACTCAAAATGAAATTTTAATGGTTGAAGCTCAAGCTAATTCATTAAATGAAGATCAAATATTAGATGCAATAATATTTGGACATAATAAACAACAAATCTTAATAAATAATATTCAAAAATTTATAGATAAAAATAAAAAAAATAATTTTGAATGGAAATACACTAAAATTAATGAAGAAATAAAAGAAAAAATTATTTTTCTTTCTAAAGAACCTTTAAAAAAGGCTTATTCTATTAAAGAAAAAAAAAATAGAATTAATGAAATTAATTTAATTAAATTAAGAATAAATACACTAATACAAACAGAATACAATAATATTTCTAATAATCACATTAATGAAGTTTTTTATGAATTAGAAAAAAATATTGTTGAAACTAAATTATTTAATAATAATTTACGTATTGATGGACGAGATCATGATATGATTCGTAATTTAGATATACGTACAGGAATATTACCTCGTACTCATGGTTCTGCTTTATTCACAAGAGGTGAAACACAATCTTTAGTTACTGCTACTTTAGGAACAACAAGAGATGCACAAATTTTAGATGACTTACTTGGAGATAGAACAAATAATTTTATTTTTCATTATAATTTTCCTTCTTATGCTGTTGGTGAAATTGGTATATTAGGAACTCCTAAAAGACGTGAAATTGGTCATGGACATTTAGCTAAAAAAGCAATAATTCCAGTTATGCCTAATATAGAAGAATTTCCTTATACAATAAGAGTTGTATCAGAAATAACAGAATCTAATGGATCTTCTTCTATGGCATCAGTATGTGGTGCATCATTAGCAATGATGGATGCAGGGATACCTATAAAAAATGCTGTTGCTGGTATATCTATGGGATTAATTAAAAATAAAGATAATTTTATTATATTATCTGATATATTAGGTGATGAAGATTATTTAGGAGATATGGATTTTAAAGTTGCTGGAACTTATGAAGGTATTACAGCATTACAAATGGATATTAAAATTACTGGTATTACTTATGAAATAATTAAATTAGCATTAATTAAAGCTAAAGAAGCAAGATTATATATCTTAGGAGTTATGAAACAAGTAATTTCTTTACCAAAAAAAAATATATCAGAATTTGCACCTAGAATACATACTGTAAAAATTAATCCAGAAAAAATTAAAGATATGATAGGTAAGGGTGGATCTGTAATTAGAGCTTTAACCGAAGAAACAAATACAATTATAGAAATTGAAGATAGTGGTACTATTAAAATAGCTGCTAAAAATAATTCACAAATTCAATTTGCTATTCGTCGTATAAAAGAAATTACAGCAGACATAGAAATAGGTAAAATTTATAATGGTAAAGTGATACGTATTGTAGATTTTGGTGCTTTCATTGCTATAGGTAATGGTAAAGAAGGATTAGTTCATATATCACAAATTACTAATAAACATGTCACTAAAATTAGTGATTATTTAAAATTATCACAAAAAGTTTTTGTAAAAGTTATGGAAATTGATAGGCAAGGACGTATAAGATTAAGTATTAAAGCAGCTACAGATAAAATCTAA
- the rpsO gene encoding 30S ribosomal protein S15, producing MYLNKESKIKIIKKYGNHDNDKGSTKIQIALLTLKINHLQKHFLIHKKDHHSRHGLLNMISHRRKLLNYFKKKNLIKYNLLIENLGLRK from the coding sequence ATGTATTTAAATAAAGAAAGTAAAATAAAAATTATTAAAAAATATGGAAATCATGATAATGATAAAGGATCGACAAAAATACAAATAGCTTTATTAACATTAAAAATTAACCATTTACAAAAACATTTTTTAATTCATAAAAAAGATCATCATAGTCGTCATGGACTTTTAAATATGATATCACATAGAAGAAAATTATTAAATTATTTTAAAAAAAAGAATTTAATTAAGTATAACTTATTAATTGAAAATTTAGGTTTAAGAAAATAA
- the truB gene encoding tRNA pseudouridine(55) synthase TruB, which produces MRNFINKRDINGLLLFDKPIGYTSNKILQYIKFIYKAKKAGHTGTLDPLASGLLPICLGEATKFTSYLINSDKIYIVKARLGEKTNTADKDGIIIKKKKINFSQKQLNDVLSLFRGKIKQIPTMYSAIKYKGIPLYKYARAGINILLNKREVTIYKLKLLSFKKNEIKLKIHCSKGTYIRTIIDNIGDKLNCGAHVIKLRRIKLSHFSILNKNIVTIGTLDNLIKNCNNNLSNLLLIDKLLLPTDYILNNFPKLLLSKNLINNLKNGKKTKISINNTKNNNIFRIYDKYQFLGICQINNKNYIKKYKLMNI; this is translated from the coding sequence ATGAGAAATTTTATAAATAAGCGAGATATTAATGGTTTATTATTATTTGATAAACCTATAGGATATACATCAAATAAAATTCTTCAGTATATAAAATTTATATATAAAGCTAAAAAAGCAGGACATACAGGAACTTTAGATCCATTAGCTAGTGGATTACTTCCTATATGTTTAGGGGAAGCAACTAAATTTACAAGTTATTTAATTAATTCGGATAAAATATACATTGTTAAAGCTCGACTAGGTGAAAAAACCAATACTGCTGACAAAGATGGTATTATTATAAAAAAAAAAAAAATTAATTTTTCTCAAAAACAATTAAATGATGTTTTATCTTTATTTAGAGGAAAAATAAAACAAATTCCAACTATGTATTCTGCAATAAAATATAAAGGAATACCACTTTATAAATATGCTAGAGCTGGAATTAATATATTATTAAATAAACGTGAAGTGACAATTTACAAATTAAAATTACTTTCTTTTAAAAAAAATGAGATAAAATTAAAAATACATTGTTCTAAAGGAACTTATATTCGTACTATTATTGACAATATAGGAGACAAATTAAATTGTGGTGCACATGTAATTAAATTACGTAGGATTAAATTATCTCATTTTTCTATTTTAAATAAAAATATTGTTACAATAGGAACATTAGATAATTTAATAAAAAATTGTAATAATAATTTATCTAATCTTTTATTAATAGATAAATTATTATTACCTACAGATTATATATTAAATAATTTTCCAAAATTATTATTATCTAAAAATTTAATTAATAATCTTAAAAATGGTAAAAAAACTAAAATAAGTATTAATAATACTAAGAACAACAATATTTTTCGTATTTATGATAAATATCAATTTCTGGGAATTTGTCAAATTAATAATAAAAATTATATAAAAAAATATAAATTAATGAATATTTAA
- the rbfA gene encoding 30S ribosome-binding factor RbfA, with amino-acid sequence MIEYLYRQSKISNELKKKISNILQQNISDPRINKFITVTDLLISKDLSFAKIFIMLPYKEEINNNFKKTICYLNNITGYIRYILKKKIILRSIPKLIFLPDFSLEKGKYISNIINNITKKNI; translated from the coding sequence ATGATAGAATATTTATATCGTCAATCAAAAATTTCTAATGAATTAAAAAAAAAAATATCTAATATTTTACAACAAAATATTTCTGATCCTCGTATAAATAAATTTATAACTGTTACCGATCTATTAATATCAAAAGATTTATCTTTTGCAAAAATATTTATAATGTTACCATATAAAGAAGAGATAAATAATAATTTTAAAAAAACAATTTGCTATTTAAATAATATTACAGGGTATATTAGATATATTTTAAAAAAAAAAATAATATTACGTAGTATACCAAAATTAATATTTCTTCCTGATTTTTCATTAGAAAAAGGAAAATATATTAGTAATATTATTAATAATATTACTAAAAAAAATATATAA
- the infB gene encoding translation initiation factor IF-2 has translation MIDNNITVKSLAVEIQMSVKHLIQKFYDIGIIKLKDDLISQKEKETLLIYLNNIENKFIKKLTLQKKIHSILNIQNNKGQNKAVKVEIRKKKYFLNNVKTTFNTNNNIKNIIKNKKIKSVNKQNDFIIEKKKQISKTDIHKKNNINLKNKIQNQKNNIISNKIEDKFKINNKKYSFIKNSYNKQNLNKKNKNLNYHMQNNKTTRRKKYYKNNKIDKENRNIYSNIKNITKNKNNLHILYQNFHKPLKNINRDVIINETISITELANKMAVKSSQIIKTMINIGEKKLDINQFLDQETAQLIAEEMGHKVILHHENDLETSLINDRNNINEIPISRAPIVTIMGHVDHGKTTLLDYIRSSKIVSNEIGGITQNIGAYQVKLKNNKSITFIDTPGHSAFTSMRSRGIQITDIIILVVAADDGVMPQTIEAIQHAKAAKVPIIVAINKIDKITSNIENIKNQLSKYNIISESWGGNNIFVNISAILGTGIDDLLNSILLQADILELKAINKGMANGVVIESYLDKGRGPIANILIREGILNKGDIVLCGFQYGRIRGLRNEKGIEVLQAGPSTPIEILGLSGIPFAGENIIVVRNEKQAKEVATYRKNKIRELKIANQQKKFKNVFLELDKNKICELNILLKGNSQGTVEVIKDILINLSNNKINIKIISSGVGSITETDVALALATSNNIMIIGFNVKANNSARNIIKTENIDIRYFSIIYNLIDEIKKSINNVLSPEYKYKLLGSAKVKNIFKITKIGVIAGCTVLKGVIRRNNLIRLIRNNNIIHEGILESLKRFKDNVNEVRNGMECGISIKHYNDICMGDNIEAYENIEIKKK, from the coding sequence ATGATAGATAATAATATAACTGTAAAATCTTTAGCTGTTGAAATTCAAATGTCAGTAAAACATTTAATTCAAAAATTTTATGATATTGGTATTATTAAATTAAAAGATGATTTAATCAGTCAAAAAGAAAAAGAAACATTACTTATATATTTAAATAATATAGAAAATAAATTTATTAAAAAATTAACTTTACAAAAAAAAATACATAGTATTTTAAATATACAAAATAATAAAGGTCAAAATAAAGCTGTAAAAGTTGAAATTCGTAAAAAAAAATATTTTTTAAATAATGTTAAAACAACGTTTAATACTAATAATAATATAAAAAATATTATTAAAAATAAAAAAATTAAATCTGTTAATAAACAAAATGATTTTATAATAGAAAAAAAAAAACAAATATCAAAAACTGATATACATAAAAAAAATAACATTAATCTTAAAAATAAAATTCAAAATCAAAAAAATAATATAATAAGTAACAAAATAGAAGATAAATTTAAAATAAATAATAAAAAATATTCTTTTATAAAAAACTCTTATAATAAACAAAATTTGAATAAAAAAAATAAAAATTTAAATTATCATATGCAGAATAATAAAACTACTCGTAGAAAAAAATATTATAAAAATAATAAAATAGATAAAGAAAATAGAAATATTTATTCTAATATCAAAAATATTACTAAAAATAAAAATAATTTACATATTTTATATCAAAATTTCCATAAGCCTCTTAAAAATATAAATCGAGATGTTATTATTAATGAAACCATTAGCATAACGGAATTAGCTAATAAAATGGCTGTTAAAAGTTCTCAAATTATAAAAACTATGATAAATATAGGGGAAAAAAAATTAGATATTAATCAATTTTTAGATCAAGAAACTGCTCAATTGATAGCAGAAGAAATGGGACACAAAGTGATATTACATCATGAAAATGATTTAGAAACATCATTAATTAATGATCGTAATAATATAAATGAAATACCAATTTCTAGAGCTCCTATAGTAACTATTATGGGTCATGTAGATCATGGAAAAACTACTTTATTAGATTATATTCGTTCTAGTAAAATAGTTTCTAATGAAATTGGAGGTATAACACAAAATATAGGAGCTTACCAAGTTAAATTAAAAAATAATAAAAGTATTACATTTATTGATACTCCTGGACATTCTGCTTTTACCTCAATGAGGTCTAGAGGGATACAAATTACAGATATTATAATTTTAGTAGTAGCAGCTGATGATGGTGTTATGCCTCAAACTATAGAAGCTATTCAACATGCTAAAGCAGCTAAAGTTCCAATAATTGTTGCTATTAATAAAATAGATAAAATTACATCAAATATAGAAAACATTAAAAATCAATTAAGTAAATATAATATTATCTCTGAATCATGGGGGGGTAATAATATATTTGTTAATATTTCAGCCATTTTAGGAACGGGTATTGATGATTTATTAAATTCTATCTTATTACAAGCAGACATATTAGAATTAAAAGCTATTAATAAAGGTATGGCAAATGGTGTAGTAATTGAATCTTATTTAGATAAAGGTAGAGGACCTATAGCTAATATTTTAATAAGAGAAGGAATTTTAAATAAAGGTGATATTGTATTATGTGGATTTCAATATGGACGTATAAGAGGATTACGTAATGAAAAAGGAATAGAAGTATTACAAGCTGGTCCTTCAACACCTATAGAAATTTTAGGTTTATCTGGTATTCCTTTTGCAGGAGAAAATATAATAGTAGTTCGTAATGAAAAACAAGCTAAAGAAGTTGCTACATATAGAAAAAATAAAATACGTGAATTAAAAATAGCTAATCAACAAAAAAAATTTAAAAATGTTTTTTTAGAATTAGATAAAAATAAAATTTGTGAATTAAATATATTACTAAAAGGAAATTCACAAGGAACAGTAGAAGTTATTAAAGATATATTAATAAATTTATCTAATAACAAAATAAATATAAAAATTATTAGTTCAGGTGTAGGTTCAATTACTGAAACAGATGTTGCTTTAGCATTAGCAACATCAAATAATATTATGATTATTGGTTTTAATGTAAAAGCTAATAATAGTGCTCGAAATATAATTAAAACAGAAAATATAGATATAAGATATTTTTCTATAATTTATAATTTAATTGATGAAATAAAAAAATCTATAAATAATGTTTTATCCCCTGAATATAAATATAAATTATTAGGATCAGCAAAAGTAAAAAATATTTTTAAAATTACAAAAATTGGAGTAATTGCAGGATGCACTGTATTAAAAGGAGTAATTAGACGTAACAATTTGATACGTTTAATAAGAAATAATAATATTATTCATGAAGGAATATTAGAATCTTTAAAAAGATTTAAAGATAATGTAAATGAAGTACGTAATGGCATGGAATGTGGTATTAGTATTAAACATTATAATGATATTTGTATGGGAGATAATATAGAAGCATATGAAAATATTGAAATTAAAAAAAAATAG
- the nusA gene encoding transcription termination factor NusA: protein MNKEILAVVEAVSNEKSLPREKIFEVIESALTSATKKKYEQDIEVYVNINRKNGNFQTFRKWLIVKEVHYPTKEITLDAARIEDNSLNIGDYIYDKITSIDFNRITTQIAKQVIVHKVREAEKAVTIEQFKKKEGKILNGIVKKTNKTYLILDLGNNVEATILREDMLPRENFRIGDRIKGLLFSVKAVFHGPQLFISRSKIKMLTELFKIEVPEINEGLIEIIAAARDPGYRAKIAVKTHDKRIDPVGACVGMRGARVQAISNELNGERIDIVLWDQNPAQFVINAMSPADVSSIVLDEDNHVVDIAVEEENLAKAIGRNGQNIRLASQLSGWELNVMTNNELQNKHKEENNAIVNMFIKNLNIDKNLAIQLVTSGFSTIEELTYISINELYKLTNKFNLSIDKLKKIQETAKCNLNNLSLIKNIYDKQLDKNLLNIKGMNKKLAILLKIKGILSIEDLAEQSIEDLSDINSLKKEQAGKIIMSARNICWFNKKNNV, encoded by the coding sequence GTAATAGAAAGTGCATTAACAAGTGCAACAAAAAAAAAATATGAACAAGATATAGAAGTATATGTAAATATTAATCGAAAAAATGGAAATTTTCAAACATTTAGAAAATGGTTAATTGTAAAAGAAGTACATTATCCTACTAAAGAAATTACATTGGACGCAGCACGTATTGAAGATAATTCATTAAATATAGGAGATTATATATATGATAAGATAACTTCTATTGACTTTAATCGAATAACTACACAAATTGCTAAACAAGTTATTGTACATAAAGTTAGAGAAGCAGAAAAAGCTGTAACTATTGAACAATTTAAAAAAAAAGAAGGAAAAATTTTAAATGGTATTGTAAAAAAAACAAATAAAACTTACTTAATTTTAGATTTAGGTAATAATGTAGAAGCTACTATTTTACGTGAAGATATGTTACCTAGAGAAAATTTTAGAATAGGTGATAGAATTAAAGGTCTTCTTTTTTCTGTAAAAGCAGTATTTCATGGTCCTCAATTATTCATTAGTAGATCTAAAATCAAAATGTTAACTGAATTATTTAAAATTGAAGTTCCTGAAATAAATGAAGGATTAATTGAAATTATAGCTGCAGCCAGAGATCCTGGTTATAGAGCAAAAATAGCAGTAAAGACTCATGATAAACGTATAGATCCTGTAGGAGCTTGTGTTGGTATGAGAGGTGCTAGAGTACAAGCTATATCTAATGAATTAAATGGAGAAAGAATTGACATTGTTTTATGGGACCAAAATCCAGCACAATTTGTTATTAATGCTATGTCTCCAGCTGATGTATCATCGATAGTATTAGATGAAGATAATCATGTTGTTGATATTGCTGTAGAAGAAGAAAATTTAGCAAAAGCTATTGGTCGTAATGGTCAAAATATTCGTTTAGCTTCACAATTAAGCGGATGGGAATTAAATGTTATGACTAATAATGAATTACAAAATAAACATAAAGAAGAAAATAATGCTATTGTTAATATGTTTATAAAAAATTTAAATATTGATAAAAATTTAGCTATACAATTAGTTACATCAGGTTTTTCTACTATAGAAGAATTAACATATATTTCTATTAATGAATTATATAAATTAACTAATAAGTTTAATTTATCTATAGATAAATTGAAGAAAATACAAGAAACAGCTAAATGTAATCTAAATAATTTATCTTTAATAAAAAATATATATGATAAACAGTTAGATAAAAATTTATTAAATATTAAAGGAATGAATAAAAAATTAGCGATTTTATTAAAAATTAAAGGAATACTCTCCATAGAAGATTTAGCTGAGCAAAGTATTGAAGATTTATCTGATATAAATAGTTTAAAAAAAGAACAAGCAGGAAAAATAATTATGTCTGCTCGTAATATTTGTTGGTTTAATAAAAAAAATAATGTATAA